In Nitrosophilus labii, the following proteins share a genomic window:
- a CDS encoding menaquinone biosynthesis decarboxylase yields the protein MDNVIEFLKEEGGLRVIEDELDVNLEIPHIAYIEVKKEISKPVLFTNPVDRELGVKYDMPVLMNIFANFELTTKILGRHPDLIAKEIEELLHLKPPRSFGDKISLIMKLFKLKNVFPKRLDGRGICQERELPLDLDRLPILKTWPKDGGKFITMGQVYTISLDGDMQNLGMYRLQQYSKTKLGMHWQIHKDGAHFFHEYKKAGKKMPVTVAIGGDPLYIWCGQAPLPHGIFELLMYGFIRGENPRLVKSLTNDIYIPEDVDIVIEGYVDPNIFEIEGPFGDHTGYYTLKESFPVMEVTKITSKEKPVFQATVVGKPPLEDKYMGWGTERIFLPLLKTTAPDLIDYHMPENGVFHNLILANMKVMYPGHAKQFMHAFWGVGQMSFVKHAIFMGEDSPKLTDYENVATYILDRVSKENILISEGVIDHLDHASDIQFVGGKLGIDATKEPIKELGIELLKDEELLEVMQNIDKNVKALKQYKKETKNPIVVITYDKKRSVKEFFKDIKELNKYLKILVVVDEKNNDLENPYMLIWRVVNNIDAKRDIVLEPFIMVDATNKNELDGFKREWPDDVLCDKKVIEDLQKRGLIETNEEFIKKFGLL from the coding sequence ATAGATAATGTTATAGAGTTTTTAAAAGAAGAGGGCGGTTTAAGGGTTATAGAAGATGAGCTAGATGTAAATCTTGAGATTCCTCATATAGCCTATATTGAAGTAAAAAAGGAGATTTCTAAACCTGTACTTTTTACAAATCCGGTAGATAGAGAGCTTGGCGTAAAATATGATATGCCCGTTTTAATGAATATATTTGCCAATTTTGAACTGACAACTAAGATTTTAGGACGACATCCTGATCTAATTGCAAAAGAGATAGAAGAGCTACTCCATCTAAAACCTCCAAGAAGCTTTGGCGATAAAATCTCACTGATAATGAAGCTTTTTAAACTAAAAAACGTTTTTCCTAAAAGATTGGATGGTAGAGGTATTTGTCAAGAAAGAGAGCTTCCTTTAGATCTTGATAGATTGCCGATTTTAAAAACTTGGCCAAAAGATGGCGGTAAGTTTATAACGATGGGGCAGGTTTATACAATAAGTCTTGATGGAGATATGCAAAATCTTGGAATGTATAGACTACAGCAATACTCAAAAACCAAGTTAGGGATGCACTGGCAGATCCATAAAGACGGCGCCCACTTTTTTCATGAGTACAAAAAAGCCGGAAAAAAAATGCCTGTTACCGTAGCGATAGGAGGAGATCCTCTCTATATCTGGTGTGGGCAGGCTCCTTTGCCTCACGGTATATTCGAGCTTTTGATGTATGGCTTTATAAGAGGAGAAAATCCAAGACTTGTAAAATCTTTAACAAACGATATCTATATACCGGAAGATGTGGATATAGTTATAGAAGGGTATGTGGATCCAAACATTTTTGAGATTGAGGGGCCTTTTGGAGATCATACCGGATACTATACTCTAAAAGAGTCTTTTCCCGTAATGGAAGTTACAAAGATAACTTCAAAAGAAAAACCTGTTTTTCAAGCTACCGTTGTAGGAAAACCGCCTCTTGAAGATAAATATATGGGTTGGGGAACAGAAAGAATTTTCTTGCCGCTTCTAAAAACTACCGCACCTGATCTCATCGATTATCATATGCCAGAAAACGGAGTTTTTCATAACTTAATATTAGCTAATATGAAAGTTATGTATCCTGGTCACGCTAAGCAGTTCATGCACGCATTTTGGGGAGTTGGACAGATGAGTTTTGTTAAACACGCTATATTTATGGGTGAAGACTCTCCTAAGCTTACCGATTATGAAAATGTGGCTACATATATTTTAGATAGAGTGAGTAAAGAAAATATCTTAATCAGCGAAGGCGTTATAGATCACTTAGACCATGCAAGCGACATTCAGTTTGTTGGTGGAAAACTTGGTATCGATGCTACTAAAGAGCCTATAAAAGAGCTTGGGATCGAACTTTTGAAAGATGAAGAGCTTCTAGAGGTGATGCAAAATATAGATAAAAACGTAAAAGCTCTTAAACAGTATAAAAAAGAGACGAAAAATCCTATAGTAGTAATAACTTATGATAAAAAAAGGAGCGTAAAAGAGTTTTTCAAAGATATAAAAGAGCTAAATAAATATCTAAAGATTTTAGTAGTTGTTGATGAGAAAAATAACGATTTGGAAAATCCTTATATGTTGATTTGGAGAGTTGTAAACAATATAGATGCAAAAAGAGATATAGTTTTAGAGCCATTTATCATGGTAGATGCTACAAACAAAAATGAGCTTGACGGCTTCAAAAGGGAATGGCCCGATGATGTGTTGTGTGATAAAAAGGTAATAGAGGATTTACAAAAAAGAGGTTTGATTGAGACTAATGAAGAATTTATAAAAAAATTCGGACTATTATAA
- a CDS encoding type I restriction endonuclease subunit R, with product MKKENNNFHNSDFNLQKSTKFHPSEFRLHHSVSEANIENFAIELLKLQGYDYLFGADITPDGENPLRNSFEDVILFVRLKSAIKRINPHLTQSSIDDAIKQLIQIHTPNLLANNEIFHKMLTQGIKVTYTKDGVDRGDIVWLIDFKNPQNNDFLVVNQFTVIENSVNKRPDIVIFINGLPLIVMELKNPTDENASLKSAYNQLQTYKQTVPSLFTYNEILIISDGLEAKIGSLSAGYDRFMAWKSADGKKEASHLVSQLEILIKGLLDKPTLIDYIRFFILFDKSKKEDKNGQTTIQTTKKIAAYHQYYAVNKAIKSTLRAIGQNRSSFIVKEPPASYGLPDVKDQLEGDKKAGVVWHTQGSGKSISMLFYAGKIIQTIDNPTIVVITDRNDLDDQLFDTFASASQILRQEPVQANSREHLKELLKVDAGGVVFTTIHKFWPEDGNIYETLSLRDNIIVIVDEAHRTQYGFQAKVDKKSGDIKYGFAKYLRDALPNATYIAFTGTPVEKTDRNTPAVFGNYIDIYDIANAVEDGATVPIFYESRLVKVNLTEEGKRLIKEYEKELDEKGLSEVEKAKTKWAKLEALIGTKPRIKEIAKDIVDHFEKRLEVMDGKAMIVAMSRKIAINLYNEIVSLRPDWHSDELKKGKIKVVMTTSSSDEIELTKFHLTKEQRRTLADRFKDPNDELKLVIVVDMWLTGFDVPSLHTMYIDKPMKGHTLMQAIARVNRVYKDKTGGLIVDYIGIAADLKEALNFYAESGGKGEPAKLQEEAVKIMLEKFEVVKDIFYGFDYKRYFSADTQEKLNIILEAEDFILGLEQGKKRYIDAVTALSRAYALAIPHPKALKIKEEVAFFQAVKSRLIKFERSENSAQNYETAIKQIVDKAIVSNGVIDIFDAAGLKKPDISILSDEFLDEIKAMKHKNLAIETLKKLINDEIKGRIKTNIVKSKSLQESLEELVRKYNNKLLTAAEIIEELIKLAKEIKASDKEPDELGLSEYEYAFYCAVADNESARELMGKEKLKELATVLFQKVRENTSIDWAIRESARAKLKVIIKRTLRQFGYPPDMQKLATQTVLKQAEALANELIERK from the coding sequence ATGAAAAAAGAAAACAATAATTTTCATAATTCAGACTTCAACCTTCAGAAATCAACAAAATTTCATCCTTCAGAATTCAGACTTCATCATTCAGTTTCTGAAGCAAATATAGAAAACTTTGCAATAGAGCTTTTAAAATTACAAGGTTACGATTATCTTTTTGGTGCTGATATCACCCCTGATGGTGAAAATCCACTTAGAAACTCATTTGAAGATGTGATTTTATTTGTTAGATTAAAAAGTGCTATAAAAAGGATAAACCCTCACTTGACACAAAGCTCAATAGATGATGCTATAAAACAGCTAATTCAAATCCATACGCCTAATTTGTTAGCGAACAATGAGATTTTTCATAAAATGCTAACTCAAGGTATAAAAGTAACATACACAAAAGATGGAGTTGATAGAGGAGATATTGTATGGCTTATTGATTTTAAAAATCCCCAAAATAACGACTTTTTGGTAGTCAATCAATTTACAGTTATTGAAAATAGTGTCAACAAAAGACCAGACATCGTTATTTTCATAAACGGATTACCTCTTATTGTTATGGAACTTAAAAATCCAACAGATGAAAATGCGAGCCTAAAATCGGCATACAACCAACTTCAAACATATAAACAAACAGTTCCATCTCTTTTTACCTATAACGAAATATTAATCATATCAGACGGCCTTGAAGCAAAGATAGGAAGTTTATCGGCTGGATATGATAGATTTATGGCTTGGAAATCTGCTGATGGCAAAAAAGAGGCTTCCCATCTAGTGAGTCAGCTTGAGATACTAATAAAAGGGCTTTTAGATAAACCAACACTTATCGATTATATAAGATTTTTTATCTTGTTTGATAAATCAAAAAAAGAAGACAAAAACGGGCAAACCACTATACAAACTACAAAAAAAATTGCAGCTTATCATCAATACTACGCCGTAAACAAAGCTATCAAATCAACACTAAGGGCGATTGGTCAAAACAGATCAAGCTTTATCGTAAAAGAGCCGCCTGCAAGTTATGGACTGCCTGATGTAAAAGATCAGCTAGAAGGAGATAAAAAAGCTGGAGTTGTGTGGCATACGCAAGGTTCCGGCAAATCTATATCTATGCTTTTTTATGCAGGTAAAATTATCCAAACGATAGATAATCCAACGATAGTAGTTATCACAGATAGAAACGACCTTGATGATCAGCTTTTTGATACTTTTGCCTCTGCTTCGCAGATTTTGAGACAAGAACCTGTTCAAGCAAACAGTAGGGAACATTTAAAAGAGCTTTTAAAAGTAGATGCTGGAGGAGTAGTATTTACAACTATACATAAATTTTGGCCAGAAGATGGAAATATTTATGAAACTTTGTCACTAAGAGATAATATCATCGTAATTGTTGATGAGGCTCACCGAACTCAGTATGGATTTCAAGCAAAAGTGGATAAAAAATCAGGGGATATAAAATATGGCTTTGCAAAATATTTAAGAGACGCACTTCCAAATGCTACATATATCGCTTTTACTGGAACACCTGTAGAAAAGACAGACAGAAATACACCCGCTGTTTTTGGAAATTATATCGATATTTACGATATAGCAAATGCAGTAGAAGATGGGGCGACTGTGCCTATTTTTTATGAGAGCAGACTTGTAAAAGTCAACTTAACAGAAGAAGGAAAAAGGTTAATAAAAGAGTATGAAAAAGAGCTTGATGAAAAAGGACTCTCTGAAGTAGAAAAAGCAAAAACAAAATGGGCAAAATTGGAAGCTTTAATAGGCACAAAACCAAGAATAAAAGAGATAGCAAAAGATATAGTAGATCATTTTGAAAAACGGCTTGAAGTGATGGATGGTAAGGCTATGATAGTTGCAATGTCAAGAAAGATAGCCATAAATCTTTATAATGAGATTGTATCTTTACGCCCAGATTGGCATAGTGATGAACTAAAAAAAGGAAAAATAAAGGTTGTTATGACAACCTCTTCTTCAGATGAGATAGAATTAACAAAATTTCATTTAACAAAAGAGCAAAGAAGAACATTAGCAGATAGATTTAAGGACCCGAATGATGAACTAAAACTTGTAATAGTTGTTGATATGTGGCTTACAGGTTTTGATGTGCCATCTCTTCATACAATGTATATCGATAAGCCTATGAAAGGGCATACGCTTATGCAGGCAATTGCAAGGGTAAATAGAGTTTATAAAGATAAAACGGGTGGGCTTATTGTTGATTATATAGGAATTGCTGCAGATTTGAAAGAGGCTTTAAACTTCTATGCAGAAAGTGGTGGAAAAGGAGAGCCTGCAAAGCTCCAAGAAGAAGCAGTTAAGATTATGCTTGAAAAGTTTGAGGTTGTAAAAGATATCTTTTACGGATTTGATTATAAAAGATATTTTAGCGCTGACACACAAGAAAAACTAAACATCATCCTTGAAGCGGAGGATTTTATACTTGGACTTGAACAGGGTAAAAAAAGATATATCGATGCGGTCACTGCACTCTCAAGAGCCTATGCCCTTGCTATCCCTCATCCAAAGGCTTTAAAGATAAAAGAAGAAGTAGCTTTTTTTCAAGCTGTAAAATCAAGACTTATAAAATTTGAAAGAAGCGAAAATAGCGCACAAAATTATGAAACTGCGATAAAACAGATAGTCGATAAAGCAATAGTCTCTAATGGTGTTATAGATATATTTGATGCAGCGGGGCTAAAAAAACCAGATATCTCTATACTCTCTGATGAATTTTTAGATGAAATTAAAGCAATGAAACATAAAAATTTAGCTATTGAGACTTTAAAAAAACTTATAAATGATGAGATAAAAGGAAGAATCAAAACGAATATAGTAAAAAGCAAATCTTTGCAAGAATCTTTAGAAGAGCTTGTAAGAAAGTATAATAATAAACTGCTAACAGCAGCTGAAATCATAGAAGAGCTTATAAAACTTGCCAAAGAGATTAAAGCAAGCGATAAAGAACCAGATGAACTTGGATTATCTGAATATGAGTATGCCTTCTACTGCGCTGTTGCGGATAATGAAAGTGCAAGAGAGCTTATGGGAAAAGAGAAATTAAAAGAGCTTGCAACTGTCTTATTTCAAAAGGTAAGAGAAAATACATCAATTGATTGGGCTATAAGAGAGAGTGCAAGAGCAAAACTAAAAGTAATTATAAAAAGAACACTAAGACAGTTTGGATATCCTCCAGATATGCAAAAGCTTGCAACTCAAACAGTTTTAAAACAAGCTGAAGCTTTAGCAAATGAGTTGATAGAGAGAAAATAA
- a CDS encoding four helix bundle protein — protein sequence MKIYDIKDRTFQYALKAIELYNKLQLQRKSAGLIIGKQYLRSATSIGANIQEAQSGESKADFIHKYSIAQKEARESLYWLRLLRASKILHTEDTEYLIKETNEIISVITKIIVNTKKGLKNEKRKQ from the coding sequence GTGAAAATTTATGATATAAAAGATAGAACTTTTCAATATGCTTTAAAAGCAATTGAACTTTATAATAAATTGCAATTACAAAGAAAGAGTGCGGGTTTGATTATTGGAAAGCAGTATTTAAGGTCTGCAACAAGTATAGGGGCAAATATTCAAGAAGCTCAATCAGGAGAAAGTAAAGCTGATTTTATCCATAAATATAGTATTGCACAAAAAGAAGCCAGAGAGAGCCTATATTGGCTTAGATTATTGAGAGCTTCTAAAATTTTACATACTGAAGATACGGAATATCTTATAAAAGAAACTAATGAAATAATATCTGTGATTACAAAAATTATTGTTAATACAAAAAAAGGTCTAAAAAATGAAAAAAGAAAACAATAA
- a CDS encoding restriction endonuclease subunit S produces the protein MGEKMPKRWKKVKLGEVAEIKMGQSPKSEFYNTEGKGLPFLQGNRTFGYRYPKIDIYCSNPIKIADKGDILFSVRAPVGDINIANQTICIGRGLAALKSKNDENLFLYYLLHYTKKEILNSEGGTVFGSISKRDLESLEVLIPEDLNEQKAIAGVLSSFDDKIDLLHRQNKTLEEMAQTLFRKWFIEDAKEDWEEKPLGELVTIKRGSSPRPIQNYLSNNGLKWLKISDITNLNSPFIFDIKEHIKEEGLNKTVLLKSDSLILSNSATPGIPKILQMNSCIHDGWLYFPKSYFSNEFLYLLFLYIRPQLLMQGNGSIFTNLKTSILKEFVITVPDKNSLANFQIQVNPIFKKLLNNSKQIRTLERLRDTLLPKLMSGKIRMKYEG, from the coding sequence ATGGGTGAGAAAATGCCTAAAAGATGGAAAAAGGTTAAGTTGGGAGAAGTAGCAGAAATTAAAATGGGACAATCTCCAAAATCTGAATTTTATAATACAGAAGGCAAAGGCTTACCATTTCTCCAAGGTAATAGAACTTTTGGTTATAGATATCCAAAAATAGATATATATTGTTCAAATCCTATAAAAATAGCTGATAAAGGAGATATATTATTTAGTGTAAGAGCACCTGTTGGTGATATCAATATTGCAAATCAAACTATTTGTATTGGAAGAGGATTGGCAGCATTAAAATCAAAAAATGATGAAAATTTATTTCTATATTATTTATTACACTATACAAAAAAAGAAATTTTAAATTCAGAAGGCGGAACTGTTTTTGGTTCTATCTCTAAAAGAGATTTAGAAAGCCTTGAAGTTCTTATTCCAGAAGATTTAAACGAACAAAAAGCCATTGCTGGGGTGTTGTCAAGTTTTGATGATAAAATAGACCTGCTTCACCGCCAAAATAAAACTCTTGAAGAAATGGCGCAAACTCTTTTTAGAAAGTGGTTTATTGAAGATGCAAAAGAGGATTGGGAGGAAAAACCTCTTGGAGAACTTGTAACAATAAAAAGAGGCAGTTCACCAAGACCTATTCAAAATTATTTATCAAATAACGGATTAAAATGGCTTAAAATATCAGATATTACTAATCTAAACTCACCTTTTATTTTTGACATAAAAGAACATATTAAAGAAGAAGGACTAAATAAAACTGTATTATTAAAAAGCGACTCACTTATATTGTCTAATAGTGCAACTCCTGGGATTCCTAAAATTTTACAAATGAATTCTTGTATCCATGATGGATGGTTGTATTTTCCAAAATCATATTTTTCAAATGAATTCCTATATTTGCTGTTTTTATATATTAGACCCCAACTTTTAATGCAAGGTAATGGAAGTATTTTTACAAACTTAAAAACCAGTATTTTAAAAGAGTTTGTGATTACTGTTCCAGACAAAAACAGCCTTGCAAATTTCCAAATTCAAGTTAATCCCATTTTTAAAAAGTTATTAAATAATTCCAAACAAATCCGCACATTAGAACGATTACGAGATACACTCCTACCAAAACTAATGAGCGGGAAAATAAGGATGAAGTATGAAGGATGA
- a CDS encoding RNA-binding domain-containing protein, which yields MNLKEILKYPENRKLEFKEYLPSKNDLCKTVVAFANDAGGEIYIGIKDNPREIIGIPEEDLLKMEETISSIIHDSCYPLILPDIFSLNIEGKIVIVVKIYKGNNPPYFIKSKGKEKGTYIRVGSINRLANNEIIEELERQKEGISFDSLPIYTQDIKDLDFSKFSQQFEEITGEKLTKTILKKLNLIITDQNKEFPTNALILLSNDEIKNTLFPYTKIECARFKGTIPGNFIDQKTIDEPLSLQPEEAYKFVLRHISQGSTYEGVYRKDRWEYPIIAIREVIRNAVIHRDYSLKGKDIKIAIFDDKIEITSPDKLMPTIDFDNMEAGQSDIRNKVLAVVFKKLGIIEQWGNGLRLIANELKKYPEIKMEWSEPGISFRVTFKKINFEQKNKIQISTSATDYDQLRTITDDYGRLTKEEKEILIYLLEKKTINRKKVTEILDIHKTKAHEILSSLVHKKLIERKGKGRSTHYVLKGETEEF from the coding sequence ATGAATTTAAAAGAAATTTTGAAATATCCTGAAAATAGGAAACTTGAATTTAAAGAATATTTACCCAGTAAAAATGATTTATGTAAAACTGTTGTAGCCTTTGCTAATGATGCTGGCGGTGAAATCTATATAGGAATAAAAGATAATCCAAGAGAGATTATCGGTATTCCAGAGGAAGATTTGCTAAAAATGGAAGAAACTATAAGTAGTATTATTCACGATAGCTGTTATCCGTTGATATTACCTGACATTTTTTCTTTGAATATTGAAGGTAAAATTGTAATAGTAGTAAAAATCTATAAAGGAAATAACCCGCCATACTTTATAAAAAGCAAAGGAAAAGAGAAAGGAACATATATTAGAGTTGGTTCAATAAATCGTCTTGCCAATAATGAGATAATAGAGGAATTAGAAAGGCAAAAAGAGGGAATTTCTTTTGATTCTTTACCAATCTATACACAAGATATTAAAGATTTAGATTTTTCTAAATTCTCACAACAATTTGAAGAAATTACTGGGGAAAAACTAACAAAAACAATCTTAAAAAAATTAAATTTGATAATTACAGACCAAAACAAAGAGTTTCCTACAAATGCTTTAATTTTACTTTCAAATGATGAAATAAAAAACACCCTTTTTCCTTATACAAAAATAGAATGTGCAAGGTTCAAAGGAACAATTCCGGGTAATTTTATTGACCAAAAAACAATTGACGAGCCTTTAAGTTTGCAACCAGAAGAAGCATATAAATTTGTTTTAAGGCATATTTCTCAAGGTTCAACTTATGAAGGAGTTTATAGAAAAGATAGATGGGAATATCCAATAATTGCTATCCGTGAAGTTATAAGAAATGCCGTAATTCATAGAGATTATTCTTTAAAAGGAAAAGATATAAAGATTGCTATTTTTGATGACAAAATTGAAATCACAAGTCCAGATAAGCTTATGCCTACTATTGATTTTGATAATATGGAAGCAGGTCAATCTGATATAAGAAATAAAGTGTTAGCGGTTGTATTTAAAAAACTAGGAATTATTGAGCAGTGGGGAAATGGTTTAAGACTAATTGCTAATGAATTGAAAAAGTATCCTGAAATAAAAATGGAGTGGAGTGAGCCAGGAATTTCTTTTAGAGTAACATTTAAAAAAATAAATTTTGAACAAAAAAATAAAATCCAAATATCAACATCTGCGACCGATTATGATCAATTACGGACGATTACGGACGATTACGGACGATTAACCAAAGAAGAAAAAGAAATTTTAATCTATCTTTTGGAGAAAAAAACAATTAATAGAAAAAAAGTTACAGAAATTCTCGATATTCATAAAACTAAAGCACATGAGATATTAAGTTCATTAGTTCATAAAAAATTAATAGAAAGAAAAGGGAAAGGAAGAAGTACACATTATGTTTTGAAGGGTGAAACGGAGGAGTTTTGA
- the rhuM gene encoding virulence protein RhuM/Fic/DOC family protein: MKMENQLVIFEDRDKKIEVQLKEETIWLNLNQIAYLFDVQKAAISKHIKNIFDSKELEPNSTVSKMETVQIEGKREVKRKITYYNLDVIIAVGYRVNSKKATQFRIWATNVLKNYLVKGYAVNEKKLTQEKLKELESAIKFIKENINTPSLSAKEAKGLLEIIEKYALVWRWIEEYDTGKIKAIITRKERKIISYEEAKEAIKELKEYLLQRGEASEIFGLERDRGLFESALNTIYQSFGGEELYPSFEEKAANLLYLIIKNHPFVDGNKRIGAFLFLLFLYENLSQEELFNKFNSNTLTALCYLVAASPPEQKEQLVKLIMNFISFEG; the protein is encoded by the coding sequence ATGAAAATGGAAAATCAACTAGTTATTTTTGAAGATAGGGATAAAAAAATTGAGGTTCAATTGAAAGAAGAGACAATTTGGTTAAATCTCAATCAAATTGCATATCTTTTTGATGTTCAAAAAGCAGCTATATCAAAGCATATTAAAAATATTTTTGATTCAAAAGAATTAGAGCCAAACTCAACTGTTTCCAAAATGGAAACAGTTCAAATTGAAGGTAAAAGAGAAGTAAAAAGAAAAATTACTTACTATAACCTTGATGTAATCATAGCTGTTGGCTATCGTGTTAATTCCAAAAAAGCGACACAATTTCGTATCTGGGCGACGAATGTCCTAAAAAACTACCTTGTAAAAGGTTATGCCGTCAATGAAAAAAAGCTTACGCAAGAAAAATTAAAAGAGCTTGAAAGTGCAATAAAGTTTATTAAAGAAAATATCAATACTCCTTCCTTAAGCGCAAAGGAAGCAAAAGGCTTGCTTGAAATTATAGAAAAATATGCTTTGGTTTGGAGATGGATTGAAGAGTATGACACTGGAAAAATCAAAGCGATCATAACTCGAAAAGAGAGAAAAATAATAAGCTATGAAGAAGCAAAAGAAGCAATTAAAGAGTTAAAAGAGTATCTTTTGCAAAGAGGCGAAGCTTCAGAAATTTTTGGGCTTGAGCGAGATAGAGGACTTTTTGAGAGTGCGTTGAATACGATTTATCAAAGTTTTGGAGGCGAAGAACTCTATCCTTCCTTTGAAGAAAAGGCAGCAAATCTGCTCTATTTAATCATAAAAAATCATCCATTCGTTGACGGAAATAAAAGAATTGGTGCTTTTTTGTTTTTGCTTTTTTTATATGAAAATCTATCTCAAGAAGAACTTTTTAATAAATTTAACAGCAATACGCTAACGGCCCTATGCTATCTTGTAGCAGCAAGCCCACCAGAACAAAAAGAGCAGTTAGTAAAACTCATTATGAATTTTATTTCTTTTGAAGGATGA
- a CDS encoding type I restriction-modification system subunit M — MAKKKQTIETFEQGLWKAADKLRKNIDAAEYKHVVLGLIFLRYISEAFEELYEKLKKGEGEYLGADPEDRDEYIAENVFYVPPKARWEYLKANAKDVEIGKIIDNAMELIEKENPSLKGVLPKVYARGNIDPITLGGLIDLFSNIAFDDAKEKSSDILGHVFEYFLGEFALAEGKKGGQFYTPRSVVELLVEMLEPYKGRVFDPCCGSGGMFVQSEKFVQEHQGKINDISIYGQESNQTTWRLCKMNLAIRGIDSTQVKWNPEGSFLNDAHKDLKADFVIANPPFNDSDWSGELLRKDARWKYGIPPVGNANYAWIQHFIFHLAPHGKAGFVLAKGALTTKQSAEYEIRKNMIEDDIVDCIVNLPAKLFLNTQIPASLWFLRKNKTTRKKEILFIDTRDLGELINRRQRVLTENDIKKIADTYHRWLRVDVNYEDIKGFCKSVSIEKVRELDYMLTPGRYVGLPEEEDDFDFEERFTKLKQEFLEQLVEEERLNKLILESLGKVDIKGKK, encoded by the coding sequence ATGGCAAAGAAAAAACAAACTATAGAAACTTTTGAGCAAGGGCTATGGAAAGCAGCAGATAAACTAAGAAAAAATATCGATGCTGCAGAGTATAAACATGTGGTTCTTGGATTGATTTTTTTAAGATACATTTCAGAAGCATTTGAAGAACTTTATGAAAAGTTAAAAAAAGGTGAAGGTGAATACTTAGGAGCTGATCCAGAAGATAGAGACGAATACATAGCAGAAAATGTATTTTATGTTCCACCAAAGGCTAGATGGGAGTATCTAAAAGCAAATGCTAAAGATGTAGAGATTGGGAAAATCATAGATAATGCGATGGAGTTAATAGAAAAAGAGAATCCATCTTTAAAAGGGGTATTGCCAAAAGTGTATGCAAGGGGAAATATTGATCCTATAACTCTTGGAGGGTTGATTGATCTTTTTAGCAATATCGCTTTTGATGATGCAAAAGAGAAAAGCTCAGATATTTTAGGGCATGTTTTTGAATACTTTTTAGGAGAGTTTGCACTTGCAGAAGGTAAAAAAGGAGGGCAGTTCTATACTCCAAGAAGCGTTGTTGAGTTACTAGTTGAAATGCTTGAGCCTTATAAGGGAAGAGTTTTTGATCCTTGTTGTGGAAGTGGAGGAATGTTTGTACAGTCTGAAAAGTTTGTGCAAGAGCATCAAGGAAAGATTAATGATATTTCAATATATGGACAAGAGAGCAACCAAACAACTTGGCGACTGTGTAAAATGAACCTTGCAATTAGAGGTATTGACTCAACTCAAGTTAAATGGAATCCCGAAGGCTCATTTTTAAATGATGCTCACAAAGACCTCAAGGCAGATTTTGTAATCGCAAATCCACCATTTAACGATAGCGATTGGAGTGGCGAGCTTTTAAGAAAAGATGCTAGGTGGAAATATGGAATCCCACCTGTTGGCAATGCAAACTACGCATGGATTCAGCACTTTATCTTTCATCTTGCGCCTCACGGAAAAGCAGGATTTGTTTTGGCCAAAGGCGCACTAACTACAAAACAAAGCGCTGAATATGAGATTAGAAAAAATATGATCGAAGATGATATAGTAGATTGCATCGTTAATCTACCTGCAAAACTTTTCTTAAATACTCAAATACCGGCATCTTTATGGTTTTTAAGAAAAAACAAAACTACAAGAAAAAAAGAGATTCTCTTCATTGATACAAGAGATTTAGGAGAGCTTATCAATAGAAGACAAAGAGTTTTAACGGAAAATGACATCAAAAAAATAGCTGATACTTACCATAGATGGCTTAGAGTTGATGTTAATTATGAGGATATTAAAGGATTTTGTAAATCTGTTAGCATTGAGAAAGTAAGAGAGCTTGATTATATGCTAACTCCTGGCAGATATGTTGGGCTTCCTGAAGAAGAGGATGATTTTGATTTTGAAGAGAGGTTTACAAAACTAAAACAGGAATTTTTAGAGCAGTTAGTTGAAGAAGAGAGATTGAATAAGTTGATACTTGAGAGTTTGGGAAAGGTGGATATTAAGGGTAAAAAATGA